From one Trueperella pyogenes genomic stretch:
- a CDS encoding ABC transporter ATP-binding protein translates to MIREILGKMTPAGRRMMTISIVAFSIYALSSVAMAFVVLAAIHSVLNGVTNLAPYWIALVCLLLVKGASNIVAEKQKHCAGFDLVLEIRIAVVKRMKELSLGFYTGERLGEIGDIVHKDIDNMEMVVGHLWTRMTADFIVAATLFAGAIIIDWRMALLMGSTLPFALTLLAMGLRKAQTLEGRCGNDAADMTSLFVEYVKGIPLLKAFAQSETLDRRLEKTVAKFGESSNAASRNRALVLSAYSLVADLAFVVMATGGALLMQSGSLTLYVYIGFIVASVEFYKPFFAMESHWMNYLKVRDSFHRIEKIIRASSVPEPVEPRVPSSYSIGFDRVNFSYGRESFELSEATFTVPEHTMTALVGESGSGKSTVTNLLMRFWDVDAGSVTVGGVDVRNIPYDDLLASISVVMQDVRLFADTIEGNIRIGKADATHEEVVEAAKRACIHEFIMSLPQGYETPIGENGVGLSGGQKQRLSVARAFLKNAPILVLDEMTSNVDPVNEVLMQRAVSALAQNRTVLVVAHHLSTIRSADQIIVMRQGKIVQKGTHEQLLGEAPGYYRALWEQGVKTEDRT, encoded by the coding sequence ATGATAAGGGAGATTCTAGGCAAAATGACCCCAGCTGGTCGGCGCATGATGACCATAAGCATCGTTGCCTTCTCAATCTACGCGCTCTCCAGCGTGGCGATGGCTTTTGTTGTCCTCGCAGCCATCCATTCAGTCCTGAATGGGGTGACCAACCTGGCACCCTACTGGATTGCACTTGTCTGTCTTCTTCTCGTCAAGGGGGCCAGCAACATCGTGGCCGAGAAGCAGAAGCACTGCGCGGGTTTCGATCTTGTGCTGGAGATCAGGATCGCCGTCGTCAAACGCATGAAAGAGCTCTCCCTCGGTTTCTACACGGGAGAACGCCTAGGGGAAATCGGCGACATCGTCCACAAGGATATCGACAACATGGAGATGGTAGTGGGGCATCTCTGGACAAGGATGACCGCCGACTTCATTGTGGCAGCAACCTTGTTCGCAGGCGCGATCATCATTGATTGGCGCATGGCGTTACTCATGGGCTCAACTTTGCCCTTCGCGCTTACACTCCTTGCAATGGGGCTGAGAAAGGCTCAGACCCTCGAAGGCAGGTGTGGAAATGACGCGGCGGACATGACGAGCCTGTTCGTCGAGTACGTAAAAGGCATTCCACTATTGAAGGCTTTTGCCCAAAGCGAGACTCTTGACCGAAGGCTCGAAAAGACCGTGGCAAAATTCGGTGAGAGTAGCAATGCAGCATCGCGAAACAGAGCCCTCGTACTGTCTGCCTACAGTCTTGTAGCAGATCTCGCTTTCGTGGTCATGGCAACAGGCGGAGCCCTGCTCATGCAGAGCGGTTCCCTGACCCTCTACGTCTACATCGGCTTCATCGTTGCGAGCGTGGAGTTCTACAAACCGTTCTTCGCCATGGAGTCGCACTGGATGAACTACCTCAAAGTAAGGGACAGCTTCCACCGGATCGAGAAGATCATCCGCGCCTCCTCTGTCCCTGAACCTGTGGAACCTCGGGTGCCCTCGTCGTACTCAATCGGGTTCGACCGAGTGAATTTCTCCTATGGTAGGGAATCGTTCGAACTGTCCGAGGCGACTTTCACCGTTCCTGAACACACCATGACGGCGCTCGTAGGTGAGTCTGGATCGGGCAAAAGCACGGTGACTAACCTCCTCATGAGATTCTGGGATGTAGACGCAGGAAGTGTAACCGTCGGCGGCGTTGATGTGAGGAATATTCCCTACGATGACCTTCTGGCCTCAATCAGCGTCGTCATGCAGGACGTGCGCCTGTTCGCAGACACCATCGAGGGAAACATACGCATAGGCAAAGCGGACGCGACGCACGAAGAAGTGGTGGAAGCAGCCAAGAGAGCCTGCATTCATGAGTTCATCATGTCGCTCCCACAGGGCTACGAGACGCCCATCGGAGAAAACGGAGTAGGTCTGTCGGGCGGCCAAAAACAGAGGCTATCCGTCGCGCGAGCATTTTTGAAGAACGCGCCTATCCTTGTGCTCGATGAGATGACGAGCAACGTGGATCCGGTCAACGAAGTACTCATGCAAAGAGCCGTCTCTGCACTCGCACAGAATCGGACGGTGCTCGTAGTTGCGCACCACCTGAGCACCATTCGCTCTGCCGACCAAATAATTGTTATGAGGCAGGGGAAGATCGTGCAGAAGGGCACTCACGAGCAGCTCCTTGGGGAAGCTCCAGGTTACTATCGGGCTCTTTGGGAGCAAGGGGTGAAGACTGAGGATCGGACATGA
- a CDS encoding ABC transporter ATP-binding protein gives MKDKKALVREVMAKSLLSNAMLLTSTILGLIPVVLVIYLIHLLIKGTLSPSAIALVATAMAACVAGKAACTYAATWKTHQVAYSSLVDMRLRIVHHLKKLPLGFFHIRRPGDLANIMRNDVEQVEVYLAHGLPESASATVFPTVTFIFMFAVDWRLALCMMIGLPFMWLVKKAAGSAWSKGFKVVAQYASHMQGSLMEYVANIAVIKAFGKEERKTDETIRTARDYVSWATSSMNAISVPMALIALFMESGTVLVLIVGTWLLSIGDISIERLILAMVLSTAFTSSMAKTATLQHYRFMFDQAMSGIESVLSVEAAHPSENTLEPRMGDIEMDKVSFSYPSNKDSSNVRAQALDSINLVFRQGSTNALVGSSGCGKSTLASLLMGFWQPESGRICVGGQDLSLLSERQVSSLFSIVQQDVFLFNQSIEENILIGRPDATHEEVVEAARRARIHDFIAELPQGYATVAGEGGVQLSGGERQRISIARAMLKDAPVIILDEATAAVDAENEALIQEALDALSRNKTVVTIAHHLNAVRDADQIVVMQEGRIVGSGTHEQLMYTCPLYQEMVAKQKQVDNWDIKEVS, from the coding sequence ATGAAAGACAAGAAGGCGTTAGTTAGAGAGGTGATGGCGAAAAGCCTGCTCTCTAATGCCATGCTTTTGACCAGCACGATCCTTGGACTCATTCCCGTAGTTCTCGTGATTTACCTCATTCACCTGCTTATAAAAGGCACCCTTTCACCCTCAGCGATCGCCTTAGTCGCGACGGCGATGGCAGCTTGCGTGGCAGGAAAAGCAGCATGCACATACGCGGCGACGTGGAAGACTCACCAGGTGGCATACTCATCTTTGGTGGATATGCGCCTACGGATCGTGCATCACCTAAAAAAGCTCCCCCTAGGTTTCTTTCACATTAGAAGACCTGGAGATCTCGCAAACATCATGCGCAATGACGTGGAACAGGTGGAGGTTTATCTCGCTCACGGACTGCCCGAGTCAGCCTCAGCTACCGTGTTTCCCACCGTCACGTTCATTTTCATGTTCGCAGTCGATTGGCGACTCGCTTTGTGCATGATGATTGGCCTGCCTTTCATGTGGCTCGTGAAGAAAGCAGCAGGTTCGGCTTGGTCTAAAGGATTCAAAGTAGTGGCTCAGTATGCCTCACACATGCAGGGCAGTCTCATGGAATACGTCGCCAACATAGCAGTCATCAAAGCTTTCGGTAAGGAGGAGCGCAAGACCGACGAGACAATCAGAACAGCACGCGATTATGTGAGCTGGGCAACCAGCTCAATGAACGCCATCTCAGTCCCTATGGCACTCATTGCTCTGTTCATGGAGTCCGGAACCGTGCTCGTGCTTATCGTGGGAACATGGCTCCTTTCTATCGGTGATATATCCATTGAGCGCCTCATCTTAGCTATGGTGCTATCCACAGCTTTCACTTCCTCGATGGCCAAGACGGCGACTTTGCAGCATTACCGCTTCATGTTCGATCAGGCGATGTCAGGGATAGAATCGGTGCTGAGCGTCGAAGCTGCACACCCCAGCGAGAATACCCTGGAGCCTCGCATGGGAGACATCGAGATGGACAAGGTCTCATTTTCCTACCCGTCGAACAAGGATAGTAGCAACGTCAGAGCACAAGCCCTCGACTCGATCAATCTCGTATTCCGACAAGGCAGTACTAACGCACTCGTAGGTTCTTCAGGATGCGGAAAGAGCACACTCGCGAGCCTACTCATGGGGTTCTGGCAACCTGAGAGCGGACGCATCTGTGTGGGAGGGCAAGATCTGTCCCTCCTCTCCGAAAGGCAAGTGTCAAGCCTTTTCTCCATAGTCCAGCAAGACGTCTTCCTCTTCAACCAAAGCATCGAGGAGAACATCCTCATCGGCCGACCGGATGCAACTCACGAGGAAGTTGTCGAGGCAGCCCGGCGAGCCCGCATTCACGATTTCATTGCCGAGCTTCCGCAAGGTTATGCGACGGTCGCTGGAGAAGGCGGCGTACAGCTTTCAGGCGGAGAGCGCCAACGTATCTCGATTGCCCGTGCGATGTTGAAAGACGCCCCCGTCATTATCCTCGACGAGGCGACAGCTGCGGTCGACGCCGAGAACGAGGCTCTCATTCAGGAGGCGCTAGATGCCCTATCCCGTAACAAGACCGTCGTGACCATCGCCCACCACCTGAACGCCGTTCGAGATGCAGACCAAATCGTAGTGATGCAAGAAGGACGCATAGTCGGGTCTGGAACTCACGAACAACTTATGTACACATGCCCTCTCTATCAGGAGATGGTTGCCAAGCAAAAACAGGTCGACAACTGGGACATTAAGGAGGTCTCATGA
- a CDS encoding TetR/AcrR family transcriptional regulator — translation MQVLKEEVRERILAAAIQVFYEKDFRSARMQDIANLAGVSASLLYSYFKNKEKLFEDVASSHLFNFDQIAREEESICTGTPFDRYKLAAEEPLLDMLAHHKLLVILIDKSQGTAYEHTKTDFIESIERHIRHMTNRGTSSQYPDLLAHVLASNFVESLMEVARHYSNEDEARNMLALLAQCYYEGVNSL, via the coding sequence GTGCAGGTTCTCAAAGAAGAGGTGCGCGAGCGCATACTTGCCGCCGCTATCCAGGTGTTCTATGAGAAGGACTTCCGCAGCGCAAGAATGCAGGACATCGCAAATCTTGCCGGTGTATCGGCAAGCCTGCTGTACTCGTACTTCAAGAACAAAGAGAAGTTATTCGAGGATGTCGCCTCGTCTCACCTCTTCAACTTTGACCAAATCGCACGCGAAGAGGAATCTATTTGCACAGGCACACCCTTCGATAGATACAAGCTTGCAGCTGAGGAACCCCTCCTGGACATGCTGGCTCATCACAAACTCCTAGTCATCCTCATTGACAAGAGCCAGGGCACCGCCTACGAACACACGAAGACGGACTTCATCGAGAGCATCGAGCGACACATTCGACACATGACAAACAGAGGCACCTCCTCGCAATACCCAGACCTCCTCGCGCACGTGCTTGCGAGCAATTTCGTGGAGAGCCTGATGGAGGTAGCCCGCCACTACAGCAACGAAGATGAGGCTCGCAATATGCTCGCACTGCTAGCTCAGTGCTATTACGAAGGGGTGAACTCCCTGTGA
- the pgm gene encoding phosphoglucomutase (alpha-D-glucose-1,6-bisphosphate-dependent), translated as MNERAGMLAQKEDLIDVDALICAYYDIEPDPDNPAQQVVFGTSGHRGSAFDGAFNEAHIVATTQAIVEYRAAQGIDGPLYIGRDTHALSEPAEHTALEVLAANDVEVRLDARNSWTPTPAVSLAILTANGADTAAGVRTQGPGLADGIVITPSHNPPRDGGFKYNPPHGGPADTDATEVIAARANEILRQGWKQVKRVPYEQARVAETTRGHDYLSAYVDDLQSIIDLEAIRTAGVRIGADPMGGASAEYWNAIGERYGLDLTAVNPVVDPAWPFMTLDWDGKIRMDCSSPYAMASLLERMKPGADGVVPFDIATGNDADSDRHGIVTPDSGLMNPNHYLAVAIKYLFEHRPEWGPTVGVGKTLVSSSLIDRVVSGMGRPMVEVPVGFKWFVPGLVSGTLGFGGEESAGASFLRKNGTVWTTDKDGIIMDLLAAEILAVTGKSPSILHRELTGMYGESAYARIDAAATKEEKAKLKKLSPSAVTATVLAGEEITDRLVDAPGNGAAIGGLKVTTENAWFAARPSGTEDVYKIYAESFLGAEHLAKVQAEAKDVVSAALA; from the coding sequence ATGAATGAACGTGCTGGCATGCTTGCCCAAAAGGAAGACCTCATCGACGTCGACGCCCTGATCTGCGCCTACTACGACATCGAGCCCGATCCGGACAACCCGGCTCAGCAGGTCGTTTTCGGCACCTCCGGACATCGCGGCTCCGCGTTCGACGGCGCTTTCAACGAGGCCCACATCGTGGCCACCACGCAGGCTATCGTGGAGTACCGCGCCGCGCAAGGCATCGACGGTCCGCTCTACATCGGCCGCGATACCCACGCGCTTTCCGAGCCGGCCGAGCACACCGCGCTCGAGGTCCTCGCCGCCAACGACGTCGAGGTTCGGCTAGACGCCCGCAACTCCTGGACCCCCACCCCAGCCGTGTCGCTCGCGATTCTCACCGCCAATGGAGCCGACACGGCGGCCGGTGTGCGCACGCAAGGTCCGGGTCTGGCCGACGGCATTGTCATCACCCCGTCCCACAACCCGCCGCGCGACGGCGGCTTCAAGTACAACCCGCCGCACGGCGGTCCTGCCGACACGGATGCCACGGAGGTCATCGCCGCCCGCGCCAACGAGATTCTGCGCCAGGGCTGGAAGCAGGTGAAGCGTGTCCCCTACGAGCAGGCGCGCGTTGCTGAGACGACGCGCGGGCACGATTACCTGTCCGCCTACGTCGACGACCTGCAGTCGATCATCGACCTCGAAGCCATCCGCACGGCTGGCGTGCGCATCGGCGCAGATCCGATGGGCGGGGCGTCCGCTGAATACTGGAATGCCATCGGTGAACGCTATGGGCTGGACCTGACCGCGGTTAACCCGGTGGTTGACCCCGCTTGGCCGTTCATGACCCTCGACTGGGACGGCAAGATCCGCATGGATTGCTCTTCCCCTTACGCCATGGCCTCCCTGCTGGAGCGCATGAAGCCGGGCGCGGACGGCGTCGTACCGTTCGACATTGCCACAGGCAACGACGCCGACTCGGACCGCCACGGAATCGTCACCCCCGACTCAGGCCTCATGAACCCGAACCACTACCTGGCCGTAGCCATCAAGTACCTCTTCGAGCATCGCCCTGAGTGGGGGCCGACCGTGGGCGTGGGAAAGACGCTCGTGTCGTCGTCGTTGATCGATCGCGTGGTCAGTGGCATGGGCAGGCCGATGGTTGAGGTTCCGGTGGGCTTTAAGTGGTTCGTGCCCGGCTTGGTCAGCGGTACGCTCGGCTTTGGCGGTGAGGAGTCCGCGGGTGCGTCGTTCCTGCGCAAGAACGGGACCGTGTGGACCACGGACAAGGACGGCATCATCATGGATCTGCTGGCCGCGGAGATCCTGGCCGTAACCGGGAAGTCGCCCTCAATTCTGCACCGCGAGCTCACCGGCATGTATGGCGAGTCCGCCTATGCCCGCATTGATGCCGCGGCCACGAAGGAAGAAAAAGCCAAGCTGAAGAAGCTCTCCCCCTCCGCGGTCACGGCCACCGTGCTTGCGGGTGAGGAGATCACGGATCGACTCGTGGACGCCCCTGGCAATGGCGCGGCAATTGGCGGGCTGAAAGTGACCACGGAGAATGCGTGGTTTGCCGCCCGCCCGTCGGGCACGGAGGACGTCTACAAGATCTACGCCGAATCCTTCCTAGGCGCGGAGCATTTGGCCAAAGTGCAGGCCGAGGCAAAGGATGTGGTGAGCGCGGCGCTTGCGTAG